One window of Metamycoplasma arthritidis genomic DNA carries:
- the hisS gene encoding histidine--tRNA ligase gives MFNRLKGTKDIYGKEAKIFNFIKDAFFDIAKKYNFDYIETPIIEDLNLFVRSVGETSDIVTKEMYTFKDKGDRNIALRPEATASTIRAFVENRINNLSSSKLFYFGPMFRYERPQKGRFRQFNQGGIELIANKSILQDFEVIKLAIDFLTKIRITDFSLEINNLGSIETRNQYINDLKKYFAKYQDELSELSKFRLEKNVLRILDDKEEQEKDFVKNAPKLLDYLSQEERENFTSFTELLDKFEIKYTINPFLVRGIDYYGDLVFEFVSTSKALGTKSTILAGGRYDGMVKSFEGPTIGSIGFAFGVDRLSEIIDFNLANYPELNDQIDILIAYLNEDEKIEILKAAYLLREEFRVQIVNEKCDIKDLFTLNFKLNPKYLVFKELGANKIKIKTKNGEVLCNLKTIEDFKNAITNLN, from the coding sequence ATGTTCAATCGCTTAAAAGGCACAAAAGATATTTATGGAAAAGAAGCAAAGATCTTTAATTTTATTAAAGATGCTTTTTTTGATATTGCTAAAAAATATAACTTTGATTATATAGAAACACCAATTATCGAAGATCTTAATCTCTTTGTACGTAGCGTTGGTGAAACTAGTGATATTGTCACTAAAGAAATGTACACTTTCAAAGATAAAGGAGACCGCAACATTGCTCTTCGCCCAGAAGCAACTGCCTCTACTATTAGAGCTTTTGTAGAAAATAGAATCAATAATCTAAGTTCAAGTAAACTTTTCTATTTTGGCCCAATGTTTCGTTATGAAAGGCCTCAAAAGGGACGTTTTAGACAATTTAATCAAGGTGGCATTGAACTAATTGCTAATAAAAGCATCTTACAAGATTTTGAAGTAATTAAATTAGCCATTGACTTTCTTACCAAAATAAGAATTACTGACTTTAGTTTAGAAATCAATAACTTGGGTTCCATTGAAACTCGTAATCAATACATAAACGATCTAAAAAAATACTTTGCAAAATATCAAGATGAACTTAGCGAACTTTCTAAATTTAGACTAGAAAAAAACGTCTTAAGAATTCTAGATGATAAAGAAGAGCAAGAAAAAGATTTTGTTAAAAATGCTCCTAAACTGTTAGATTATTTAAGTCAAGAAGAGCGAGAAAACTTCACTAGTTTCACAGAGTTGCTAGATAAATTTGAAATTAAATATACTATTAATCCATTTTTGGTTAGAGGAATTGATTACTATGGTGATTTAGTTTTTGAATTTGTATCAACTTCAAAAGCGTTAGGGACTAAATCAACAATTCTTGCCGGCGGAAGATACGATGGCATGGTCAAAAGCTTTGAAGGACCTACGATTGGTTCAATTGGCTTTGCCTTTGGCGTTGATAGACTTAGCGAAATAATTGATTTTAACTTAGCTAATTACCCTGAACTTAATGATCAAATTGACATTCTCATTGCTTATCTAAACGAAGATGAAAAAATCGAAATTTTAAAAGCTGCTTATTTACTAAGAGAAGAATTCCGTGTCCAAATTGTTAATGAAAAATGCGATATAAAAGATCTCTTTACTTTGAATTTCAAACTAAATCCTAAATATCTAGTTTTCAAGGAATTGGGTGCTAACAAAATAAAAATTAAAACTAAAAATGGTGAAGTGTTGTGTAATCTAAAAACGATCGAAGACTTCAAAAATGCCATTACTAATCTAAACTAA
- a CDS encoding DUF2188 domain-containing protein has translation MPVRYVVNHENGWAVKNPKGKRALKTFKTQKEAMDYAKSLSDTTSVLVQSKEGSFRKS, from the coding sequence ATGCCAGTTCGTTACGTTGTTAATCATGAAAATGGTTGAGCAGTTAAAAATCCAAAAGGCAAACGTGCGCTAAAAACATTTAAAACCCAAAAAGAAGCGATGGACTATGCTAAAAGCCTAAGCGACACCACTAGTGTTTTGGTACAAAGCAAAGAAGGTAGCTTTCGGAAAAGCTAA
- a CDS encoding 16S rRNA (uracil(1498)-N(3))-methyltransferase yields MYKFFCYHKAGDAFILDDETCQHFRAVRIKDEHFLINFENEFYECSFKGPNLAIIIKKLTINNELPFKLIVAIPLIKQANFEMALQKSVELGASEIIPFYSDYCDVANKNITNKISRYLKIIKQAAQQSFRNIIPKLHTVHSFSEILTFECKNKYLAYENEKSSPFKPDFAEAMLIVGPEGGFNFNEIAQAKQKNVKIVSLTKSILRTETAIIYMLSKLV; encoded by the coding sequence ATGTATAAATTTTTTTGTTATCACAAAGCAGGTGACGCTTTTATTCTAGATGATGAAACTTGTCAACATTTTCGAGCAGTGCGCATTAAAGATGAGCATTTTTTGATTAATTTTGAAAATGAGTTTTACGAATGTTCTTTTAAAGGTCCGAATTTAGCAATTATTATTAAAAAATTAACTATTAATAATGAGCTACCATTTAAGTTAATAGTGGCGATTCCTTTAATTAAGCAAGCCAATTTTGAAATGGCCTTGCAAAAATCAGTCGAGCTTGGAGCATCTGAGATTATTCCTTTTTATTCTGATTATTGCGATGTGGCTAATAAAAATATCACTAATAAAATTAGTCGTTATTTAAAAATTATTAAGCAAGCGGCCCAACAATCGTTTCGCAATATAATTCCAAAATTGCATACAGTTCATTCATTTTCAGAAATCTTAACTTTTGAGTGCAAAAATAAATACTTAGCATACGAAAATGAAAAATCAAGTCCCTTTAAACCCGATTTTGCCGAAGCGATGTTAATAGTCGGTCCTGAAGGGGGATTTAATTTCAACGAAATTGCACAAGCTAAGCAAAAAAATGTTAAAATTGTCTCATTGACCAAAAGCATTTTACGAACAGAAACTGCAATTATTTACATGCTTAGTAAATTAGTATAG
- a CDS encoding deoxynucleoside kinase, with product MVIGISGMIAAGKSQLSDKLYKHYEDSVMLHEFEENDEVFNTFLKWLYEKQPNLTIGFQSYIVENHSAKFAEVFKKYQSENKDPQKSHIFLDRFSVEHYIFAKLILNEKEPKYLKAYDALFETLITKEELPDFAIFLDISFETFKNRILKRGRESEIANFDDNFAYFKNLHDNYLKIFKEIAEKFKLKYFIIDTNDKTETEVFHEAVKIIENETKNVR from the coding sequence ATGGTTATTGGAATTAGCGGCATGATCGCTGCCGGAAAAAGTCAACTATCTGACAAATTATATAAACACTACGAAGACTCGGTTATGCTTCATGAATTTGAAGAAAATGACGAAGTTTTTAATACATTCTTAAAGTGATTGTACGAAAAGCAACCTAACTTAACAATTGGTTTTCAGTCATACATTGTTGAGAATCATTCAGCTAAGTTTGCCGAGGTTTTTAAAAAGTATCAAAGTGAAAATAAAGATCCCCAAAAATCGCATATTTTCTTAGACCGCTTCTCAGTGGAACACTATATTTTTGCTAAATTGATTCTAAACGAAAAAGAGCCTAAATATCTAAAAGCTTACGATGCTTTATTTGAGACTTTAATTACTAAAGAGGAGTTGCCGGATTTTGCCATTTTTCTTGACATTAGCTTTGAAACTTTTAAAAATCGCATTTTAAAAAGAGGAAGAGAATCAGAAATTGCTAATTTTGATGACAATTTTGCTTATTTCAAAAATTTACACGACAATTACCTCAAAATATTTAAAGAGATTGCTGAAAAATTCAAGTTAAAATATTTTATTATTGACACAAATGATAAAACTGAAACTGAAGTCTTTCATGAAGCAGTCAAAATTATTGAAAATGAGACTAAGAATGTTAGATAA
- the rpsI gene encoding 30S ribosomal protein S9 — protein sequence MAEAIRYYGLGRRKSSVARVYIVPGKGNFAINTKEAKQYLNSDILIKDALSPFAVTETQGTFDVIAKVNGGGLTGQAGAIRLGIARALLEASNNEYRNKLKDAGFLTRDARVKERKKFGLRKARRARQFSKR from the coding sequence ATGGCAGAAGCAATTAGATACTATGGACTAGGTCGGCGTAAATCGTCAGTTGCGAGAGTTTACATCGTTCCTGGTAAAGGAAATTTTGCAATCAATACTAAAGAAGCAAAACAATATTTAAATTCTGATATTTTAATTAAAGATGCTCTTAGCCCATTTGCCGTAACAGAAACCCAAGGAACCTTTGATGTTATTGCTAAAGTTAATGGCGGTGGTTTAACAGGCCAAGCTGGAGCAATTAGATTAGGAATCGCCCGTGCTTTATTAGAAGCTTCAAATAATGAATATCGTAATAAATTAAAAGATGCTGGATTCTTAACCCGTGATGCAAGAGTCAAAGAACGTAAGAAATTCGGTCTAAGAAAAGCTAGAAGAGCAAGACAATTCTCAAAACGTTAG
- the hpt gene encoding hypoxanthine phosphoribosyltransferase — protein MRLRMLDKRIEKVLFDQKTLEKRILELSMWVNENYSDQDELIIIGLLKGSLPFLAQLIKNINVDFIMDFMTVSSYDGKAHSSGSVKVILDLANDIKDRHVLIVEDIIDSGRTMQKVVNLLNSRNPQSLRVLTLLNKPSGRKVKFEPDKFGFMIGDEFVVGFGFDWHEKMRQLPYIGILKECEINKEK, from the coding sequence ATGAGACTAAGAATGTTAGATAAACGAATTGAAAAAGTCCTTTTTGACCAAAAGACTTTGGAAAAAAGAATCCTTGAACTAAGTATGTGGGTTAATGAAAATTATTCTGATCAAGACGAACTTATTATCATTGGCCTATTAAAAGGAAGTTTGCCGTTTCTTGCTCAACTAATTAAAAATATTAATGTTGATTTTATTATGGACTTTATGACCGTTAGTTCCTATGATGGCAAAGCGCACTCTTCGGGGAGTGTTAAGGTAATTTTAGATCTTGCTAACGATATTAAAGACCGCCATGTTTTAATTGTTGAAGATATCATTGATAGTGGTCGGACAATGCAAAAAGTTGTTAATTTATTAAATTCAAGAAATCCCCAAAGTTTAAGAGTTCTAACTCTTCTTAACAAACCTTCGGGTAGAAAAGTTAAGTTCGAACCTGATAAATTTGGCTTTATGATTGGCGACGAATTTGTTGTTGGTTTTGGCTTTGATTGACACGAAAAGATGCGTCAGCTTCCTTACATTGGCATTCTAAAAGAATGCGAAATTAATAAAGAAAAATAA
- the secDF gene encoding protein translocase subunit SecDF, with translation MKNKKVINSKLRWFINILTMVVMLITIIFGSIFYLKPNLNTNSSSISGISSTLRIRETNNTNLTNTTLPSAREVLNTTKKYLQSGNSASAYDLNLSSNNLISLKSYKDRSDKEKADLIRSLVTKPYLTITDSEGRPVFYRGQFTSILTPGERKTLQDFMDGDPADFMPSLEANPASATNKQGTTGRVNLKMTKYGWDQFIRYANENVLLGIYNRIYGALAGNAYIWVNLKEFINIAQTQFPEDWEKAKRNPVNFAYIGNDANPRTEGGNTKDSKDNNSDNKNNNNNKNRKTYPPVLKTHQINAAKYLLAVANPVSLRAGTAVETTMFIPNNNKDGYTDDQLANMINYAMAPFSLEEESTHFMTTSSTATNRYLIVLAILYSLFAVFLISRFRLFGLLAAICLAFFVFVTFVIVVALEIFISVIVALTIIVALILAFMLIFNQLNIFKNELKRGSNVAKSAMRSLKSSLLGSFDSTVSLIILLIFGIFISTSYSTIAGIIIFIAIVSGFLIANVLQMLLLRNFARSESFDHSSKAVFWDINIKPNSQTKTFNSINKYKIFFILFAILVVVALVVFASLAVLGKQVTAGLNLTNELKPAYRYVLKPQTDTFWSLSEAEEIVNSLKSISGITSAEAILENQAKSSYQVIAKSQTDLTSAINNLNHQLITAGYVSTSQIIPVNLAADFGLIIGIIFGAIAVISIYMAFKYSLAAATILWVKQIIMMVGLAAFMLMTYSPISTNLIDTLLIATIFVIQDSIIHSSRVKDEFKKDLNTKNFIYDNDKINEIFKNISIEIVPNQIALLLIGLVSTPLLALLMQELSRTIVFGITFAIIILVITNLFLVTDIWRKMTMLKFKLKTKRIESNYWNTQKVEEQTFVGINDYSK, from the coding sequence ATGAAAAATAAGAAGGTAATTAATAGTAAATTAAGGTGATTCATCAACATTTTAACGATGGTTGTTATGTTGATCACCATTATATTTGGTTCGATATTTTATCTAAAACCAAATTTGAACACGAATAGTAGTTCAATAAGTGGTATTAGTAGTACTTTAAGAATTAGAGAAACTAATAACACCAACTTAACAAATACTACCTTGCCGTCAGCTCGTGAAGTGCTAAACACAACAAAAAAATATTTGCAAAGTGGAAATAGTGCTTCAGCTTACGATCTTAACTTATCATCAAATAACTTGATATCACTAAAAAGTTATAAAGATCGTAGCGATAAAGAAAAAGCCGATTTAATTCGTTCACTAGTTACCAAACCTTATCTAACCATTACCGACTCGGAGGGTAGACCGGTTTTCTATCGTGGGCAATTTACTTCTATATTAACACCAGGCGAAAGAAAAACACTCCAAGATTTTATGGACGGTGACCCCGCAGATTTTATGCCATCGCTTGAAGCAAATCCCGCTAGCGCTACCAATAAACAGGGAACGACTGGTAGAGTCAATTTAAAAATGACCAAATACGGTTGAGACCAATTTATTAGATATGCTAATGAAAATGTACTTTTAGGAATTTACAATAGAATCTACGGTGCTCTAGCTGGGAATGCTTACATCTGAGTAAACTTAAAAGAGTTCATTAACATTGCTCAAACTCAGTTTCCAGAAGATTGAGAAAAAGCAAAACGTAATCCCGTAAACTTTGCATATATTGGTAACGATGCAAATCCCCGAACCGAAGGTGGCAACACCAAAGATAGCAAAGATAATAATAGTGACAATAAAAATAACAACAATAATAAAAACAGAAAGACCTATCCTCCGGTTCTAAAAACTCACCAAATCAACGCTGCTAAATACTTACTAGCAGTTGCTAACCCTGTTTCTTTAAGAGCTGGTACCGCCGTTGAAACCACAATGTTTATTCCAAATAATAACAAAGATGGTTACACCGATGATCAATTAGCAAATATGATTAACTATGCGATGGCTCCTTTTAGTCTAGAAGAAGAATCAACCCACTTCATGACCACAAGCTCAACCGCAACTAATCGTTACTTAATTGTTCTAGCAATTCTATATTCACTATTTGCCGTCTTTCTCATTAGTAGATTTAGACTATTTGGTCTATTAGCTGCTATTTGTCTTGCATTCTTCGTATTCGTGACTTTCGTAATCGTTGTCGCATTGGAAATCTTTATTAGCGTTATCGTAGCCTTGACAATTATTGTGGCATTAATTCTCGCTTTCATGTTGATTTTTAATCAACTGAATATTTTTAAAAATGAACTGAAAAGGGGCTCGAATGTTGCTAAATCAGCAATGAGAAGTTTAAAAAGCTCATTGCTAGGTTCTTTTGATAGTACGGTTTCACTCATTATTCTTCTTATATTCGGAATCTTTATTAGTACCTCTTATAGTACGATTGCTGGGATCATAATCTTTATAGCAATCGTTAGTGGATTCTTAATAGCCAATGTTCTCCAAATGTTGCTGCTCCGAAACTTTGCTAGATCTGAAAGTTTCGATCATTCTTCAAAAGCAGTCTTTTGAGATATTAATATAAAACCAAATTCACAAACAAAAACATTTAATTCAATTAACAAATATAAAATATTCTTTATTTTATTCGCGATTTTAGTTGTAGTGGCTTTGGTTGTCTTTGCTAGTTTAGCGGTCCTTGGCAAACAAGTTACTGCCGGGCTTAATCTAACTAATGAATTAAAGCCAGCTTACCGTTATGTCCTAAAACCACAAACCGATACATTTTGATCTTTAAGTGAAGCTGAAGAAATTGTCAACTCGTTAAAATCGATAAGCGGCATTACTAGTGCTGAAGCAATCTTAGAAAATCAAGCTAAAAGTTCATACCAAGTAATTGCTAAGTCACAAACCGATTTAACTTCCGCGATTAATAATTTAAACCATCAACTAATTACTGCCGGATATGTAAGTACAAGTCAAATTATTCCAGTTAATCTAGCTGCTGACTTTGGCCTAATAATTGGCATTATATTCGGAGCTATTGCTGTAATTTCAATTTACATGGCATTCAAATATTCCCTTGCTGCAGCAACTATTTTATGAGTTAAACAAATTATAATGATGGTTGGTTTAGCGGCATTTATGCTAATGACATATTCACCAATTAGTACCAACCTTATTGATACTTTATTAATAGCAACTATTTTCGTGATTCAAGATAGTATTATCCATTCATCGCGTGTTAAAGATGAATTTAAAAAAGACTTGAATACTAAAAACTTTATCTATGATAATGATAAAATCAATGAGATTTTCAAGAATATTAGCATTGAAATAGTTCCTAACCAAATAGCATTGTTACTAATCGGTTTAGTAAGTACGCCACTACTAGCGCTGTTAATGCAAGAATTAAGTAGAACTATTGTCTTTGGTATAACCTTTGCAATCATCATCCTAGTAATAACCAATCTATTCTTAGTAACAGATATTTGAAGAAAAATGACAATGCTAAAATTCAAACTAAAAACTAAAAGAATTGAAAGCAATTACTGAAATACACAAAAAGTTGAAGAACAAACTTTCGTCGGAATTAACGATTACTCAAAATAA
- the ruvA gene encoding Holliday junction branch migration protein RuvA: protein MIIYKYGKIMHVNTNYLILDHNGEGDLIYAPNISRFKKDELRKIFISQIENEYTKVTYGFDNFKELVIFEDLIEIQGLGPKTAISILNIGWENVINYVATANKGALGKIPYVSSKIANAIIFSYQDKYAKFMKKLTSDEAAKIKVPASSENENKFLDTMKMLGFKQQQIKFALDKIELNDDIETCVENAIKLISQQQHETSRV from the coding sequence ATGATAATTTATAAATACGGAAAAATCATGCATGTTAACACTAACTATTTAATATTAGATCATAACGGTGAAGGGGATTTGATTTATGCACCTAATATTAGTCGTTTTAAAAAAGATGAATTAAGAAAAATCTTTATTTCACAAATAGAAAATGAATACACAAAGGTTACTTACGGTTTTGATAATTTTAAAGAGCTAGTCATCTTTGAAGACTTAATTGAAATACAAGGCCTAGGGCCCAAAACTGCTATTAGCATTTTGAACATTGGTTGAGAAAATGTCATAAATTATGTTGCTACAGCCAATAAAGGTGCTTTGGGCAAGATTCCATATGTGTCTAGCAAGATTGCTAATGCCATTATTTTTAGCTATCAAGATAAATATGCAAAATTCATGAAAAAATTAACTTCGGATGAAGCGGCTAAAATTAAAGTTCCAGCATCTTCAGAAAATGAAAATAAATTTTTAGACACAATGAAAATGCTTGGATTTAAACAACAACAAATTAAATTTGCATTAGATAAAATTGAACTAAACGATGATATTGAAACTTGCGTTGAAAACGCCATTAAGTTAATTAGTCAGCAACAACATGAAACTAGCAGAGTTTAG
- the rplM gene encoding 50S ribosomal protein L13, translated as MHQTTIVKKETVDKKWYLIDAANVPLGRLSTLVASTLRGKTKPTFTPNVDMGDNVVVINAKEVLLTAKKDEKKIYYHHTGYPGGLKQITAKDLRQKHPEALVEKAVRGMLPHTALGRKQFRNLFVYAGPDHKQMAQQPMKIEVK; from the coding sequence ATGCATCAAACGACCATTGTCAAAAAAGAAACTGTTGACAAAAAATGATATCTTATTGATGCAGCCAACGTACCATTAGGTAGACTTTCAACTCTTGTAGCTTCTACTCTTAGAGGAAAAACTAAACCAACATTTACTCCAAATGTTGACATGGGCGACAATGTAGTTGTTATTAATGCCAAAGAAGTATTATTAACTGCTAAAAAAGATGAAAAGAAAATTTACTACCACCACACTGGTTACCCCGGGGGACTAAAACAAATTACTGCGAAGGATCTTAGACAAAAACATCCTGAAGCGCTTGTTGAAAAAGCAGTTAGAGGAATGCTTCCTCACACTGCACTAGGTCGCAAACAATTTAGAAACTTATTTGTTTATGCCGGACCTGATCACAAACAAATGGCACAACAACCAATGAAAATTGAGGTTAAATAA
- the ruvB gene encoding Holliday junction branch migration DNA helicase RuvB, translating to MKLAEFRVKSFSDFIGQEKITKTLKVMIASASKLKRPIDHLLFYGPPGLGKTSLAKIIATETKRNIVYAQGPLLEKKSDILTLLNSIKENDIIFIDEVHGINHNLEELLYSALEDGVVDIPLGVEGDRRIMRMKLKSFSLIAATTKFNLLSQPLKDRFGFIGKLTPYTDEEIIKIITNSAARNNIPIDEKAIKKIAEHSRQTPRVANNLLKRVYDFAVYEKKDLITEKLVKKAFKFIGIFQYGLVYSQIEYLRVLHQVFNDSFGSLDAISGIISDEKSTIINEIEPLLLVYKLIEKSSRGRKITANGIRYLEANLTQ from the coding sequence ATGAAACTAGCAGAGTTTAGAGTTAAATCATTTAGTGATTTTATTGGCCAAGAGAAAATTACTAAAACTCTTAAAGTAATGATTGCTAGTGCTTCTAAATTAAAAAGGCCAATTGATCACTTACTATTTTATGGCCCACCGGGACTAGGAAAAACTAGTTTAGCCAAAATCATTGCAACCGAAACTAAGCGTAATATTGTTTATGCTCAAGGACCACTTCTTGAGAAAAAGAGTGATATTTTAACTTTGTTAAACTCCATTAAAGAAAATGACATTATTTTCATTGATGAAGTTCACGGTATTAACCACAACTTAGAAGAGTTGCTTTATTCAGCGCTTGAAGATGGTGTAGTTGACATTCCCCTTGGCGTTGAAGGTGATAGACGTATTATGCGAATGAAACTTAAAAGTTTTTCACTAATAGCAGCCACCACTAAATTCAATTTGTTAAGCCAACCATTGAAAGATCGCTTTGGTTTTATTGGAAAATTAACTCCTTATACAGATGAAGAAATTATAAAAATTATCACCAACTCCGCGGCAAGAAATAACATACCGATTGATGAAAAAGCTATTAAAAAAATTGCCGAACATTCAAGACAAACGCCACGTGTTGCCAATAATCTATTAAAACGGGTTTATGACTTTGCTGTTTATGAAAAAAAAGATCTCATCACTGAAAAATTAGTAAAAAAAGCATTTAAATTTATTGGCATTTTTCAATATGGGCTAGTCTACTCACAAATTGAATATTTGAGAGTGCTACATCAAGTTTTTAACGATTCTTTTGGATCGCTTGACGCAATTTCTGGAATTATAAGCGACGAAAAAAGTACAATTATTAATGAAATTGAACCACTACTTTTGGTTTATAAACTAATTGAAAAATCGTCGCGTGGACGAAAAATTACTGCCAATGGTATTAGATATTTAGAAGCGAATTTGACTCAATAA
- a CDS encoding bifunctional 5,10-methylenetetrahydrofolate dehydrogenase/5,10-methenyltetrahydrofolate cyclohydrolase: protein MPVILDGKRLSEALQAKIAMAFSAYRGPKPILGILQVGNKEDSNIYVAHKLKVAESLGFLTKLVKMPENSTQDEIIGTLRNAAAEVTGIIVQLPLVSNRIENLQEILDNIPIEKDIDGLSSYNLASNYNCKDNFLSATPKGIILLLKHYNINFRSTVIALVGQSNIVGKPLAKYLSNFKNNTIKTYVKDTPKDDLHEAKIVIVATGVYQSVTADQLANGTVLIDVGIHRQGKTIHGDLDFASCFKKASYITPVPGGVGPLTVVALMFNLIKALILQNPNLDHEFLSLKEFINI from the coding sequence ATGCCAGTTATTCTTGATGGCAAACGACTTTCTGAGGCATTGCAAGCTAAGATTGCAATGGCATTTTCGGCGTATCGAGGCCCTAAGCCAATTCTTGGGATTTTACAAGTTGGCAATAAAGAAGATTCTAATATCTATGTCGCTCATAAATTAAAAGTAGCTGAATCTTTAGGGTTTTTAACCAAATTGGTAAAAATGCCAGAAAATAGTACACAAGATGAAATAATTGGCACTTTAAGAAACGCCGCCGCTGAAGTAACTGGCATTATTGTTCAACTACCACTAGTTTCTAATCGAATTGAGAATCTTCAAGAAATTCTTGACAACATTCCTATAGAAAAAGACATCGATGGGCTTAGCTCATACAATCTAGCTTCAAATTATAATTGCAAAGATAACTTCCTTTCTGCTACGCCTAAAGGCATCATTTTGCTATTAAAACATTACAACATTAATTTCCGTTCCACCGTGATTGCTTTAGTGGGTCAGTCCAATATTGTCGGAAAACCATTGGCTAAATATTTAAGCAATTTTAAAAATAATACAATTAAAACATATGTTAAAGACACGCCTAAAGATGACTTACATGAAGCAAAAATTGTCATAGTTGCTACTGGGGTGTATCAATCAGTAACGGCCGACCAATTAGCTAATGGTACTGTTTTAATTGACGTCGGCATTCATCGTCAAGGTAAGACAATCCATGGTGATTTAGACTTTGCTTCTTGTTTTAAAAAAGCCAGTTACATCACACCAGTTCCCGGTGGAGTTGGACCCCTAACAGTAGTGGCATTGATGTTTAATTTAATTAAAGCCTTAATTTTGCAAAATCCGAATTTGGATCATGAATTTCTATCTTTAAAAGAGTTTATTAACATCTAG